One stretch of Armigeres subalbatus isolate Guangzhou_Male chromosome 2, GZ_Asu_2, whole genome shotgun sequence DNA includes these proteins:
- the LOC134217001 gene encoding MOB kinase activator-like 3, with protein MSYMYDAEEVNHFRKIATSQRKIPKIMALNGFLEFFQREKTFRPKKKFTQGTIRYSLHKQAHASLQSGINLREVVRLPPGENMNDWLAVHVVDFFNRINLIYGTISEYCNETTCPTMSGGSKYEYLWADGELFKKPTQLPAPRYVELLMDWVENQINNEALFPVSTDVPFPKSFPTLCKKILARLFRVFVHVYIHHFDRIVSIGAEAHVNTCYKHFYYFIQEFDLMSAKELEPLAVMTAQMCKD; from the exons ATGAGCTACATGTATGACGCAGAGGAGGTAAATCACTTCAGGAAAATCGCTACCTCACAAAGGAAAATTCCAAAGATAATGGCGCTAAACGGTTTTCTGGAGTTCTTCCAGCGGGAGAAG ACATTTCGACCCAAAAAGAAGTTCACCCAAGGAACCATCCGCTATTCGTTACATAAACAAGCCCACGCTAGTCTGCAGTCCGGGATAAACTTGAGAGAAGTGGTCAGATTACCTCCAGGAGAAAACATGAATGATTGGTTGGCTGTGCATGTGGTGGACTTTTTCAACAGAATTAATCTTATTTACGGCACCATATCGGAATACTGTAATGAAACTACTTGCCCTACTATGAGCGGTGGATCCAAATACGAGTACTTGTGGGCCGATGGAGAACTGTTCAAAAAACCTACCCAACTGCCCGCACCGCGGTATGTAGAACTGCTGATGGATTGGGTGGAAAATCAAATCAACAATGAAGCGCTCTTCCCCGTGTCGACCGATGTGCCATTTCCCAAATCGTTTCCTACACTTTGCAAGAAGATTCTGGCGAGgctttttcgagtttttgtgcATGTTTATATTCATCACTTCGATAGAATCGTTAGTATTGGAGCG GAAGCTCACGTAAACACATGCTACAAGCATTTTTACTACTTTATTCAAGAATTCGATCTGATGTCAGCAAAAGAGTTAGAACCGCTAGCGGTGATGACTGCTCAGATGTGCAAAGACTAA